A window from Podospora bellae-mahoneyi strain CBS 112042 chromosome 1 map unlocalized CBS112042p_1, whole genome shotgun sequence encodes these proteins:
- a CDS encoding uncharacterized protein (EggNog:ENOG503P5RM; COG:S) yields MLLPSALACDSSQPPLTRLQASLLASPPASPPQISTQTAVGNIFSTCRSLHNLLASPAPLAPQPPATIEPITPPTTTHAQLPTPPLAHAPAPLKLRLRSRKNDTPSSSSATDPTTAPPRKRIAKRTPVHPSRGPNKRRRAVDDDLGCEEDTSSDVEPEAEESEEDLTPQTPKRSRIAPEVIPLGLERGDYHSLHHSGLYVDNNPTTSEGTDTVTEGDGSKWSAEDDRILVELVLEKLKLSKSEWQDCARSLGKDRSSVGKRWKSLMVNGDVGLKRTGLRRGRIHGTWR; encoded by the coding sequence ATGTTGCTCCCGTCTGCGCTGGCATGCGACTCGTCACAACCGCCATTGACGCGCCTCCAGGCTTCTCTCCttgcctctcctcccgcaaGCCCTCCACAAATATCCACACAAACCGCCGTTGGCAATATCTTCTCTACATGTCGTTCACTTCATAATCTGCTAGCCAGCCCTGCGCCACTtgccccccaacctcccgcCACCATAGAACCCATCACTCCACCCACTACAACGCATGCGCAATTGcctacaccaccactcgCCCATGCGCCGGCCCCTCTGAAGCTCCGTCTGCGATCGCGAAAAAACGAcacaccttcctcttccagcgCGACCGatccaacaacagccccgCCCCGTAAGCGCATCGCGAAGCGCACCCCGGTGCATCCTTCCCGGGGGCCAAATAAACGTCGGCGCGCCGTGGACGATGACTTGGGGTGCGAGGAGGATACATCCAGCGATGTGGAACCAGAAGCAGAGGAGTCCGAAGAGGATCTAACACCGCAAACCCCCAAGCGCTCCCGCATAGCCCCCGAGGTCATCCCCTTGGGTCTCGAGAGGGGTGACTACCACTCTTTGCACCATAGCGGGCTATATGTCGACAATAACCCCACAACGAGCGAAGGGACTGATACTGTAACAGAAGGTGACGGGTCAAAATGGTCTGCTGAAGACGATCGAATCCTCGTCGAGCTTGTGTTAGAGAAATTGAAGCTGTCAAAGTCAGAGTGGCAGGACTGTGCGAGGAGTCTGGGGAAAGACAGATCTAGTGTAGGGAAAAGGTGGAAGAGTCTAATGGTAAATGGGGATGTTGGCCTGAAGAGGACGGGGTTGCGGAGAGGAAGGATACATGGTACCTGGAGGTGA